The DNA sequence agctaaaaactgttgtctgattaaagaagcaataaaactggccttctttagactagttgagtatctggagcatcagcattttgtgggttcgattacaagctcaaaatgtccagaaacaaagacctttcttctgaaactcgtcagtctattcttgttctgagaaatgaaggctattccatgcgaaagattgccaagaaactgaagatctcgtacaacgctgtgtactactcccttcacagaacagcgcaaactggctctgaccagaatagaaagaggagtgggaggccccggttcacaactgagcaagaggacaagtacattagagtgtctagtttgagaaacagacgcctcacaagtcgtcaactggcagcttcattaaatggtacctgcaaaacaccagtctcaacgtcaacagttaagaggcgactccgggatgctggccttctaggcagaattgcaaagaaaaagccatatctcagactggccaataaaaagaaaagattaagatggacaaaaatacgcagacactggacagaggaactctgcctagaaggccagtcttaaagtatttggttttaaatatacttaagtttcaaaagtgaAATTCCAAATATTGTGCAAACCAAACTTcaccattttcttgttattttaaattacagatagccaggggcgtGCTCCAACACTAAGACATAATTTACATGTGTGTTTAGAGCCCGACAGAACAGAGGTAGTAGGAatacccagggatgttctcttggtatgtgcgtgaattggaccattttcctgtcctgctaggcattgaaaatgtaacgagtacttttgggtgtcaaggaaaatgtatggagtaaaaagtttttaaaaaatatttaggaatgtagtgaagtaaatgttgtcaaaaatataaatagtaatgtacagataaccaaaaaaatgacttaagtagtactttaaagtatttttacaccactgcatataACTAATATGTCAATGGCACAATGGTTAAAATGGTTAAAAGTAACTATTAAAAGTCACTACAATGGTTAAAAGTCACTATTTTTTACATATTCATGGGAGACCGTGTTGCACAGTTACATGTAGGTGGCCACTGTAATGCTAAGGCTAACTTGCTTGGTGGAATACcccctgggctgtgtgtgtgtggaataccccctgggctgtgtgtgtgtggaataccccctgggctgtgtgtgtgttgaataccccctgggctgtgtttgtgtggaataccccctgggctgtgtgtgtgtggaataccccctgggctgtgtgtgtgtggaataccccctgggctgtgtgtgtgttgaataccccctgggctgtgtttgtgtggaataccccctgggctgtgtgtgtgtggaataccccctgggctgtgtgtgtgtggaataccccctgggctgtgtgtgtgtggaataccccctgggctgtgtgtgtgtggaataccccctgggctgtgtgtgtgtggaataccccctgggctgtgtgtgtgtggaataccccctgggctgtgtgtgtgttgaataccccctgggctgtgtgtgtgttgaataccccctgggctgtgtgtgtgtggaataccccctgggctgtgtgtgtgttaaataccccctgggctgtgtgtgtgtggaataacccctgggctgtgtgtgtgtggaataccccctgggctgtgtgtgtgtgtggaataccccctgagctgtgtgtgtgtgtggaataccccctgggctgtgtgtgtgttgaaaaaAAAGCTGTCACTCTGCTCTCTGAATTGTCATGGATACGGATGTGCTTCCTTGATTCCACCTGTCATCGTCTTTTCATCATGGTGGACACCTCTGCAGTAGGAAGTCCCAAATAAACAGCAGAATAATGTGTGAGAGATGTGTGCATGGCTGTCCATGCGTAAAATGGTAAATgttgacagtgtatgtgtgtgtatgtgtatgtatgtgcaaaTGTGGGTGCGCTTGTGTGTATCCCAATGTTATTGCATTGGCGATTTTCGCTCAGTTCAGGAATTGGTTATCATATTCATTGTTGAGTTTTTCCCAATTCATCACTTGAATTTTAATTCACATCCTGATATAGGGAACTCACCCCAATAAACAAAAACTGATACAATAATATATGCCATATGCCTTGGGAAAATACAACATTATGTATCCTCCATGTTATGATTCTCACAGGCCCCACTCAGGCGATTAATAAATATTAGGCTCTACACAATTTGAAACCTTTAAACCAGAAAGGGCTTTTGTCAGCCTTAACTATACAAAAGGTCTTACCTGTAAGCCTGACGAAGACCTTTGTGGTTGAAACATTGCTAATAAAACGTCAGGAGCATCAAAACAGTGGGaaggttttttttgtcttattttcaAGTCCTTTTGTACAAAAGTGTACAACACATTTGTACTAATAGATTATTTTTTCATGAAAAAAGTGTAAGGACGGCATATCATCTACAGTCTAAACCATCTCTGAGAAATGTGGAGGTTTCCAAATGATTAACAACTTTGCTTGGTATGACAACAAATTATTGACTCTTGGTTCCCTACCTTGAGCTCCTTGAAGAAGATGCAGCTTCGGGCCCACTCCACGATGGAGAAGAGCGTCTGGTCGGCCATGTGACACATTAGGCTGAAGGGGCTGAGTCTCTCCTGACCCTTGCCCCCCTGGCCACTCTGCTCCTGCTGAAGGTGAGCAGCGATCTTACTCTGCACCTGCAGCTCGTCCGGGTCACATCGCAGAAACTCCAGCACCAGCTGAGGCACCCCGGGGACCTGCGGAGAGCCCGGTCCAGAGTATACCTGCTCCGGGTAGGTGTAGCTGCCCACTACCGAGTCTGGGGAGCTTGTGTAGTGGTCCGGGTACTCTGACTTGATCGCCCTGCTGGGGAAGGAGGCGTACTGGTACTGGGGGGGTAAGGGTGCATGGGGGGGGGGTCCAGGCATAGCCATGCCCAGTGAGGGGGGTCCGTAGAGGCTGCGGTCGTAGTCTGTGGGGGCGATGGGGGTTGTGGTGGTGTGGAGGATGCCCTTGGGGAGCGGGTGGAGGCCCGGGAGACTGCCGGTGAAGGTGTAGTCTGTCTGGGTGTCAGGGGAGAGCATCGGAGGGGTGGTCTCCATCTTGAGGCCGGTGGCTCGAATCAACGCTTTCTTCTGCTGCTTGAGGGCTCGGTCGCGCTTGTACATGGGGCCAAACTTATTCCGGCCTCCTCGCATGCGATCGGCACGGACAGCTGATGGAATGAGAGCAAGATCGAACGCCATTACTGTTATTCGATTCATTGCTAGCATTCACTATGCAGAGGTTGAAGTTAGCATGTGAGAGTTATTGGTGCAGCAATCAAAATGTGAACCAAAAATACAATAATAGAGCAATCTTTTTGTAGATTTAATGTATATATTTGAAGATATGGATTAAATCCATTGTAAAGTACATTTAATTTCCAGGGATAAACTAAAATGTTAgttcttgttttgttattattctgaaTCCCAAAATAACTTTAAATTGCATTTACAGATTGATTTATGATTTAATGACATATGAAGAATAACCTCATCCAAAGCTCTTCTAATTATTCAGTCATATTAGAAAACTGTTCATACACGGTTTATCAAAGGCTACTGAAATAGTTTACCTGGAGCTAGATTTTTTAAAATAGAATTCCATAGCTAATATGCCAATGTTGATACAGCAATTAAAACCCAAACATTGGCAAAAATATATATGCAACAACTGACAATATAGCTCATTTTTCTTACGTTTCATTAATTAGAGAGGAATATTTAACGACACCTATTTGATAATAAGCCTACCATCAGACAGACTATAATGCAGCCTATGGAAGCCTTCTgttgtaaaataaaatatatcatCAACACAAAGAGATAGACATGTAATTTCATCAAACAGATATCAAACTTCATCAAATCTGATTTATAGCCCCCCAAAAATATACAACAAGTAGACGTTTAAATATATTAATTTTAAAATCTGACTGCATGCCATGTTAAACCAAAATATGAACTAAATGAATCAAATAAAAATGATGTTACCTTCTAATCGCATTCCAACATTCAGGCATTTCTGAAACCGACAAAATGGACACCGTTTCCTCTGAGTTTTGTCAATTTTACAATCCTGGTTTTCTGCACATGTATACCTCTTATTGTTTTGAACCGTTCTTTTGAAGAAACCCTGTGAGAGAGAGTTCATATAGACATGCCTATTAACAAAATACACAAGATCATCATCAATGCTGCAATACAATTAATACAAAAACGAAAAtaatattaatacattttaattaaTAAAAATGATAACGAATTTCTTGAGGGATACCATCTTGACGTAAATAAAAAGccttttataaaaataaatgattGCGTCTTTTGCAGCCTACCTTACAGCTTTCACACGTCAGTAGTCCATAGTGGTATCCCGACACCTTATCGCCACAAACAGGACATAGCTCTTCCAAATCGACATCATAAGTGTACTCCATTCCGGTCAACGGAACACCTGGGAATGTACATGCCGGTGAGCAAAAGGTAGTTTACAAATAAATCACTCTATTTAATGTATATAGAAACTTTTTGAACTGTATCACCAGTATTCTGTCTTACGTTTAGGCCTATCAATTATGTGTATTTCCACTAATAGGCCTAAATATTGGAAATATTGTCATATTTCATAAAAATTAATGGCATTTCTTTGCTTGTATTTTGGATGTGTGTAGCCTATGTGCATAAACAAAATTATCGGCAAACATGTAGCCTATCCAAT is a window from the Salmo trutta chromosome 23, fSalTru1.1, whole genome shotgun sequence genome containing:
- the nr5a1b gene encoding steroidogenic factor 1b, which codes for MEYTYDVDLEELCPVCGDKVSGYHYGLLTCESCKGFFKRTVQNNKRYTCAENQDCKIDKTQRKRCPFCRFQKCLNVGMRLEAVRADRMRGGRNKFGPMYKRDRALKQQKKALIRATGLKMETTPPMLSPDTQTDYTFTGSLPGLHPLPKGILHTTTTPIAPTDYDRSLYGPPSLGMAMPGPPPHAPLPPQYQYASFPSRAIKSEYPDHYTSSPDSVVGSYTYPEQVYSGPGSPQVPGVPQLVLEFLRCDPDELQVQSKIAAHLQQEQSGQGGKGQERLSPFSLMCHMADQTLFSIVEWARSCIFFKELKVGDQMKLLHNCWSELLVLDFISRQVQHGKEGSVLLVTGQEVELASIASQAGATLTSLVQRGQELVEKLQTLQADRREIACFKFLILFNPDVKLLESQAFVEGVQEQVNGALLEYTMCAYPQHLDKFSRLLMRLPELKALSAQAEDYLCYKHLSGEVPCNNLLIEMLHAKRACA